The window TGGGCGAGCTTCCCCCTCACAGGGCCCTGCCTCAGGCCGCCCCGCGCCGCGCCCTCCTCCCCCGCCCCGGGgcacttccccttctctcccgCCCGGGCCGGGCCTCAGCCCGCTGCACGCCGCCCGGCCTCTCACCTCGTAGTAGCCGCAGCGGCCGTGCCCGGCCCCCGCGCCCAGCGCCGCCGCCAGGAGCAGCATTCGCAGCGGGCACCCCGGAGCCCGGGCCCAGCCACCCCCGGCCATCGCTCGCCTCGCCGAGGGCAGACCCCGCCTCGGCGGCCCGGCTCCAACCCCCGGCGCCCCTCTACCGCCCGGTGGCAGCGCCGCCCGGCCCTTTAACCCCTTCCTCCGAGGGGAACCCGGAGCCCGGAACCGAGATCCGGCCACTGGCCCGCGGGGGGCGGGCCCGTCACCGGCCAGCCAATCAGGGGACGCCAGAGGCGGGGCCCGAAGGAAGAGGCGGAGAACGAACAGAACCGGGAGAAACTTTTACACATCCAAATGTATTGATTGCTACAAGTAGTTACAAGTGCTGGAGGGACGCAAACAGCCTCCGCCCCCGCCCAGCCTCCGCCTCCGCCTCCGGGAAAGAGCCCGGGCCCAAGAGGGAGCGCAGACCCCCGAGCTCGGGGCCAGGCAGGCGCAGAGTCCTCTTTCTCCCGAGGTGCCTGCGGCGGCGGCTGGAGAGGAAATCGGAGCCGGGGACGCTGACAGGCCAGAGCCCAAGAGGGGGCGATCCTTCAGCGGCAGGGTGGGAACCTCCGACGTGGGCTCACGGTCCGAAGCTCTAGACTTGGAGCAGAGGCTGGGAGGTGAACACGGAAGTGACGAAAGAACCAGTTTCtggcattctctttttttttctttttttggcccAGGGACCAAAGTAAAAGCCTGAGGTCCGGAGATCCACGTGTCTACCACGGGGGTGTCATAGGCTGGGGGTTCTGGAGGTAGGACATCACCACCGCAGAAATGGAGAGCCTGGTTGGCAGGAAAGAAGCGGGGGCTGTAAAGGGCCCGGGAAGAACGGGGGTCTCTGATAGGGAAGGGGGCCCAAGGACAGTGGGAGAGCCCCCGCAGGCAGGCCTTCGCCCAAGGACTCACATGAAGCTGCTCATCATCTGCTTGGTATCTTCAGAGCTCCGAGAGTTGGCGAAGCTAATGAAGGAACAGTAGACCGCAATCCAAGCACACCACTTCAGCTGGGGAGAGGAAAGGCAGAGGAGTCTTTGACCGAGCACCTTAGGGTCCCTTCAAAGCGTGTCCCCCCCCCCCGGCGCCTCCTCCGAGACTCTCCCCGTCCCTGGGCCGCACCTTGAGCATGAGGCCGCACATGCTGAAGATCATTCCCAGCAGGTTCATGTAGTCCGGAGTGGGATCCTCCAGCGCGGGGTTGTTCTCCGTGGCAGGGGGCTTGTACCTGGAACGCGAGGGGAACACGGAGAAGGGTTAGCGTTCGCATCTAGAAACGCAGCGAGAAAATTCGGCGAACGGGCCTTCGTTTCCCAAGCTCTCTGAGCTCAGGATGGGAAAGCACGATCTCTAAGCGCAGGCTGGGAAGGTCAAGGAGCGCGCTTCCtcgggctgggggggagggggttaagGAGCCGGCTTCCCCGGGTTAGGGTCGCAGCCCGGCAGTTGTCCAGGAGCGGCTCCCCCCGCTAAGGACGTCCAAACGCCGGCCGGGGGATGAAGGAGCCCGCTTCTCCAGGCAAAGCTccaagggggtgggggggtcGAGGAGCCAGATTCCCCGGGTAAGCATCCCCAAGCGCAGGCCGCAGCCATGGAATGGACTTCGGGTTCTGAGTTTGGGGGGCGCTTGCGGGGCTGGATCCTCACCTGAGCACCTTGTTGGGCCTCCGGGGGTCCGACATATTGTTGGCGGACATTGCCGGGCCGGGAAGGGGCGGGGTGTGCGGCGGAGGATGGAGGAGCACGGGAACCACCGGCCCTGACCCcgccccttcctctccctccgcCGGCACTTCCGGTGCTGCACAGCTTCTGGGGCCTAGGGGAGCTTCTATTGTGTAGCGCCACAGACTTGGGCGCTTTCGTTCCAGGTGCCACCCGGAGCATGGCGTTCCCGGAGCCGCGGCCCACGAAGCCGGAGCTGCCTCGGAAGTCAGTGCGCAGCCTGCCGTGCCGCCAGGGAGCCGTGCGGGCGGTGCGCTTCAATGGTCCGTGCCCGCCTGCtcgggaaggggggggggaggaggggagggggaggggaggggggggagaagggagagaggaggggaaggagcagcagcagcagcggctcGGACTCTGCCCTTCCCCACAGTCGATGGTCGCTACTGCCTGACCTGCGGCAGTGACAAGTCGCTGTGCCTGTGGAGCCCGCTGCGGGGGACGTTGCTTCGGACCTACAGTGGCCATGGGGCCGAGGTGCTGGATGCCGCCGGGTGAgccgcccctccctcccccagaacGTGCCTCTTTCCTCGGGGAGGCCCTCCCTGACTGGTcagtcttcccttctccagatGTCCCCAATGTTCTTCCACCGGAATTTTGTGCAAACCTTCTTCATTCCTTCATAGGCTAACCCTGTCATGACCCCCCCACCATGAAGCTTTCCCACTCTCCTAGGAAAACCATCTTTGGTGCCTCTTTCGCCATCTCGTGTTTTACAATTCTACCTATTACCCCTTAGGCATAGCTTTCTTTGGATGTTTTCTGTGCCTTTAGaggtttatatataatatatataatataggagTTCTGTCCCCTAGActgtacccccccccccccccccccccccggcgcCCTGCCCCCTGGAGCTTCCTCCTGTACCATGACGTGTGCATTCTCCCACCCtactctagctcatttgacaacAGCCGCCTGTGCTCTGGGGGAAGTGACCGAGCCGTTCTGTTTTGGGACGTGGCATCAGGCCAGATTCTCCGAAAATTCCGGGGCCACGCAGGGGTAAGGACTGGGGCCGCAATGGCCGAAGGAACATCCAAGGcccccccccatcccctgccCCCCCTAGCCGGGGCCCCAGAGAATGTCTCCTCCCATACACGCTGTGCCTCTTTTGCTCCTTCCCACAACTCCACTGGCTTGGTTCTGGCTGGGTCTTGGGGTCTCCTCAGAAAGCCCATTTTGACCAATTGTTCTCTACCCCCATCCCACGCTGGCTTTACAGAAGGTGAACTGTGTACAGTTCAATGAAGAAGCCACAGTGATTGTGTCGGGTAAGTGCAGAGttctgggggggaagggggagttcCAAGAGCCTCAGTCCCGCCAAGGCTCCACTTCACTGGGAGCTGGGTTCTGGCTACAGGCTCCATTGATTCAAGTGTCCGGTGCTGGGACTGCCGCTCACGCCGCCCTGACCCGGTCCAGATCCTAGATGAAGCCAAAGATGGTGTCTCCAGTGTCAAGCTCTCGGACCATGAGATCCTAGCAGGGTGAGTGCCCCAGAGAAAGCAGGGGAAGACCGGTCTGGCAGAGACCGAACAAAGCTTGGTGCTTCAAGCCCTCTCCCCGCTCTCTCCCCAGTTCTGTGGACGGACGCTCACGGCGCTATGACCTTCGGATGGGAGAGCTGTATGCAGACTATGTGGGAAGTGAGTATGGGGTACAGGGAGCTTGAGAAGATAGGGCTGGGAGCACTGTTCCTCACCCTGCCCCTTTTACAGGTCCCATCACATGTGTGTGCTTTAGCAAAGATGGCCAGTGCACACTCATCTCCAGCCTGGACTCTTCCCTTCGACTCCTGGACAAAGATACAGGGGAGCTGCTTGGAGAGTGAGTGAGCCAACAAAGCTTGGGGCCTCTCATCAATTCATCCATTTGTTCAATGATAACAAAGctcctatattatatataaacctCTTCAGGCACAGAAAACATCCAAAGAAAGCTATGCCTAAGGGGTAATAGGTAGAATTGTAAAACACGAGATGGCGAAAGAGGCACCAAAGATGGTTTTCCTAGGAGAGTGGGAAAGCTTCATGGTGGGGGGGGTCATGACAGGGTTAGCCTTCGAAGGAATGAAGAAGGTTTGCACAAAATCAAACAGAAATGACTATATTCCAGACCTAGAAAAAGCATTAGATAAGGCAGAACACTACTTGGGGGGGGAGGTGGGCTCAAGGGCCTGTTTCTTGCAGGAAGGAGTGGGGAACCTTAAGCTCTCAGGAACCAGCCTGACTTCTTCCCACCTCAGGTACACAGGGCACAAAAATCGAGAATACAAGCTGGACTGCTGCCTGAGTGAGCGAGATACCCACGTGGTCAGTGCCTCAGAGGACGGGCATGTCTACTTCTGGGACCTGGTGGAGGTGAGTCCCATGCCAGGACTGCCCAGCAACTAACACCatgccttttctctctcttcctcctcctcactaTAACCTTCCTGTTTTATCTTAGGGT of the Sarcophilus harrisii chromosome 1, mSarHar1.11, whole genome shotgun sequence genome contains:
- the WDR83 gene encoding WD repeat domain-containing protein 83; its protein translation is MAFPEPRPTKPELPRKSVRSLPCRQGAVRAVRFNVDGRYCLTCGSDKSLCLWSPLRGTLLRTYSGHGAEVLDAAGSFDNSRLCSGGSDRAVLFWDVASGQILRKFRGHAGKVNCVQFNEEATVIVSGSIDSSVRCWDCRSRRPDPVQILDEAKDGVSSVKLSDHEILAGSVDGRSRRYDLRMGELYADYVGSPITCVCFSKDGQCTLISSLDSSLRLLDKDTGELLGEYTGHKNREYKLDCCLSERDTHVVSASEDGHVYFWDLVEGTLALTLPVSHGVVQSLAFHPTEPCLLTASEGNVQCWREESFVAEDELPA
- the WDR83OS gene encoding protein Asterix is translated as MSANNMSDPRRPNKVLRYKPPATENNPALEDPTPDYMNLLGMIFSMCGLMLKLKWCAWIAVYCSFISFANSRSSEDTKQMMSSFMLSISAVVMSYLQNPQPMTPPW